From Daucus carota subsp. sativus chromosome 6, DH1 v3.0, whole genome shotgun sequence, the proteins below share one genomic window:
- the LOC108227139 gene encoding transcription elongation factor SPT6 homolog isoform X1, with protein MAVVSDDEEVELEEEEEREEEVDQREDRDDEDEDEEDEEGEDEYEKDGFIVDDVDEEEQQDGEDEGAESDEERQKKKKRKKRESEKNYELDEDDYELLQDNNITVHRPSGSKKFKRLKKARKDVEDDHSGFSDDDDFHSSGKVGRTAEEKLKRSLFGDEGPQLEDIAEEEHPDEEEDELEDVDEMADFIVDEEEVDEDGIPIKRKKVKQKKSRQAPGVSSSALQEAHDIFGDVDELLKLRKLGTSKTSSRSYDDSGEWKERGLGGHFEPSVLSEKYMTEQDDEIREADIPERMQIYEKSTGPPPIDESSIDDESLWICHQLSTNMFYLFGRNIWSTEEGGHELSIIKEDIMRFLEFMHVQKLDVPYIAMYRKEECLSLFKDIDQHDTESNMNKADKKPVIKWHKLLWAIVDLDRKWLLLQKRKNALQTYYNKRYEEESRSIYDETRLNLNKQLFESISKSLKAAESDREVDDVDLKLNLHFPPGEVSVEEGKYKRPTRKSLYTSCSKAGLWEVANKFGYSSEQFGLQISLEKMRMDELEDAKETPEEMASNFTCAMFETPQNVLKGARHMAAMEISCEPCVRKHVRSIFMENAKVSTSPTPDGNVAIDTFHQYASIKWLREKPLTRFEDAQWLLIQKAEEEKLIQVTIKLPESVLNKLIGDAHDYYLSDGVSKSAQLWNEQRKLILQDAFFVYLFPSMEKEARSLLTIRAKSWLLLDYGKRLWDKVAVAPYQRKESDTNSEEEAAPRVMACCWGPGKPATTFVMLDSSGEVLDVLYAGSLSNRGQSVDDQQRKKTDQQRVYKFMTDHQPHVVVLGAVNLSCARLKEDIYEIIFRMVEDNPRDVGHEMDGLSIIYGDETLPHLYENSRISADQLPSQSGIVKRAVALGRYLQNPLAMVATLCGPGKEILSWKLSPLESFLTPDDKYEMVEQVMVDVTNQVGLDINLAASHEWLFSSLQFVSGLGPRKAAFLMKSLVRAGSIFTRKDLLTAYGLGKKVFVNAAGFLRVRRSGMAASSSQYIDLLDDTRIHPESYGLAQELAKDVYLADVQDEINDDEDVLEMAIEHVREKPHLLKTLEVHEYAKSKQYENKLETLNNIRLELIQGFQDWRKQYAEPTQDEEFYMISGETEDTIAEGRIVQATIRRVQPQRAVCVLDSGLTGILSKEDYTDNWREVNDLTEKLNEGDIVACRIRSILKNRYQVFLSSRESEMSSDRYQNHRNLDPYYHEDRSQLVGIQDNIARKQKELAKKHFKPRMIVHPRFQNITADEAMEFLSDKEPGESIVRPSSRSPSYLTLTIKIYDGVYAHKDIVEGGKDNKDITSMLRIGKTLKIGEDTFEDLDEVMDRYVDPLIAHLKTMLSYRKFKKGSKAEIDEFLRSEKADYPARIVYCFGISHEHPGTFILTYIRSTNPHHEYIGMYPKGFKFRKRMFEDIDRLVAYFQRHIDDPHDLAPSIRSVAAMVPMQSSAPGGSSGGWSGSNSNDGGWRGQAMDRDRNSSMGARTGRGDYTPGGRHDRHPSGLPRPYGDRGQGMHNNNGRRVGASNERQDADFGKRSDDGLENFPGARVQNSPGKGAFPGSWGKPW; from the exons ATGGCCGTAGTTTCAGATGACGAAG AGGTGGAAttggaggaagaagaagaaagagaagaGGAAGTTGATCAGAGAGAAGATCGCGACGATGAAGATGAAGACGAGGAAGACG AAGAAGGAGAAGATGAATACGAAAAGGATGGGTTCATTGTAGATGATGTTGATGAGGAGGAACAACAAGATGGAGAGGACGAAGGTGCTGAGAGTGATGAAGAaaggcagaagaagaagaaaagaaaaaaaag GGAATCAGAGAAAAATTATGAACTTGACGAAGATGACTATGAGCTCCTACAGGATAACAACATCACCGTTCATCGCCCATCG GgaagtaaaaaatttaaacgCTTGAAAAAAGCTCGGAAGGATGTTGAGGATGATCATTCTGGATtttctgatgatgatgattttcatAGCAGCGGGAAGGTTGGACGAACAGCAGAGGAGAAGCTCAAGCGTAGTTTATTTGGTGATGAGG GACCACAACTCGAAGACATTGCAGAAGAAGAACACCCAGACGAAGAGGAAGATGAACTTGAGGATGTCGATGAGATGGCTGACTTTATAGTTGACGAAGAGGAAGTCGATGAAGATGGAATTCCTATAAA GAGGAAGAAGGTAAAACAGAAAAAATCTAGACAGGCTCCAGGAGTTTCATCATCAGCCCTGCAGGAAGCTCATGACATCTTTGGTGACGTTGATGAGCTGTTAAAGCTGCGGAAGCTAGGAACATCAAAGACAAGTAGCAGATCTTATGATGACAGTGGTGAATGGAAGGAACGGGGGCTCGGAGGTCATTTTGAGCCGAGTGTTCTTTCTGAGAAGTATATGACGGAGCAGGATGATGAAATTCGGGAAGCAGATATTCCAGAAAGAATGCAG ATATATGAAAAAAGCACTGGGCCTCCGCCTATAGATGAGTCAAGTATTGATGACGAAAGTTTATGGATTTGTCATCAGCTTTCCACAAACATGTTTTATCTGTTTGGGAGGAATATATGGAGTACTGAAGAAGGTGGTCATGAACTTTCAATAATTAAAGAAGACATAATGAGATTTCTGGAGTTCATGCACGTTCAAAAGTTAGAT GTGCCTTATATCGCTATGTATCGAAAAGAAGAGTGCCTAAGTCTATTCAAGGATATAGACCAGCATGACACTGAGAGTAATATGAACAAGGCTGACAAGAAGCCAGTTATAAAGTGGCACAAG TTACTTTGGGCTATAGTAGACTTGGATAGGAAGTGGTTACTTCTCCAAAAACGAAAGAATGCTCTACAGACATACTATAACAAGCGATATGAAGAGGAGTCCCGTAGCATATATGATGAGACTAGGCTAAATTTGAACAAACAGCTGTTTGAATCGATTAGCAAATCACTGAAGGCAGCCGAGTCAGATCGAGAGGTTGATGATGTTGACTTAAAGCTCAATTTGCACTTTCCTCCAGGGGAAGTTAGCGTAGAAGAAGGGAAATATAAGAGGCCAACACGAAAGTCACTTTATACTAGTTGCAGTAAGGCTGGGCTATGGGAGGTAGCTAATAAGTTTGGCTATAGCTCTGAGCAATTTGGACTGCAGATCTCTCTTGAGAAAATG CGAATGGATGAATTGGAGGATGCCAAGGAAACCCCAGAGGAGATGGCTTCAAATTTTACATGTGCGATGTTTGAAACACCACAAAATGTACTTAAAGGTGCTAGGCACATG GCAGCAATGGAGATTAGCTGTGAACCATGTGTTAGGAAACATGTGCGTAGCATTTTTATGGAAAATGCGAAAGTATCAACTAGTCCTACACCAGATGGGAATGTAGCTATTGATACTTTTCATCAATATGCGAGCATAAAATGGTTACGTGAGAAGCCACTAACCAGATTTGAAGATGCACAGTGGCTGCTTATTCAGAAAGCAGAGGAGGAGAAACTTATCCAAGTAACAATTAAGTTGCCAGAATCCgtcctaaataaattaataggtGATGCTCACGACTATTATCTTAGTGACGGAGTCAGTAAATCCGCTCAGTTATGGAACGAGCAGAGGAAGTTGATACTGCAGGATGCATTTTTTGTTTATCTTTTCCCTTCAATGGAGAAGGAAGCAAGGTCTTTGTTGACCATCAGAGCAAAAAGTTGGTTACTTTTAGATTATGGAAAACGGTTGTGGGATAAAGTTGCAGTGGCACCATATCAGCGGAAAGAAAGTGATACAAACTCAGAGGAAGAAGCTGCACCAAGAGTTATGGCTTGTTGTTGGGGCCCAGGAAAGCCTGCAACCACTTTTGTGATGTTGGATTCATCTGGAGAAGTCTTGGATGTGTTGTATGCTGGGTCCCTCAGTAACCGCGGTCAAAGTGTTGATGACCAACAACGCAAAAAGACTGATCAGCAAAGGGTTTATAAGTTCATGACTGACCATCAGCCACATGTTGTTGTTCTAGGAGCTGTAAATTTGTCCTGTGCACGGTTGAAGGAAGATATATATGAG ATCATTTTTAGGATGGTAGAAGATAATCCTAGAGATGTTGGCCATGAAATGGATGGTTTAAGCATTATCTATGGTGATGAAACCCTTCCGCATTTGTATGAGAATTCTCGCATTTCGGCGGACCAGCTTCCTTCACAGTCAG GTATTGTAAAGCGTGCTGTTGCTCTCGGACGTTATCTTCAAAACCCATTAGCAATGGTTGCTACATTATGTGGACCAGGGAAGGAAATATTATCTTGGAAGCTTAGTCCTTTGGAGAGCTTTCTTACTCCTGATGACAAGTATGAGATGGTTGAACAGGTCATGGTAGATGTGACTAATCAAGTGGGGCTTGACATTAATTTGGCGGCAAGCCACGAATGGTTGTTTTCTTCTTTGCAGTTTGTTTCTGGGCTTGGACCTAGAAAAGCAGCGTTTTTGATGAAGTCCTTGGTAAGAGCTGGGTCTATCTTTACAAGGAAAGACTTGTTGACAGCGTATGGCCTTGGGAAAAAGGTTTTTGTCAATGCAGCTGGTTTCTTACGAGTTAGGCGGAGTGGGATGGCTGCTAGCAGCAGTCAATATATTGATTTGCTGGATGATACACGAATACATCCGGAATCATATGGTCTTGCCCAAGAACTGGCCAAAGATGTTTACCTGGCAGATGTTCAAGATGAAATAAATGACGATGAAGATGTATTAGAGATGGCAATAGAGCATGTAAGAGAGAAACCACACCTGTTAAAGACGCTTGAGGTTCATGAGTATGCTAAATCTAAACAGTATGAGAATAAATTAGAAACCCTCAATAATATTAGGTTGGAGTTGATTCAAGGTTTCCAGGATTGGCGAAAGCAATATGCAGAGCCAACTCAAGACGAGGAGTTTTACATGATATCTGGGGAGACCGAGGACACCATAGCAGAAGGAAGAATTGTGCAGGCAACAATTCGTAGGGTGCAGCCCCAGAGGGCTGTTTGTGTTCTGGACTCTGGATTAACAGGTATTCTTAGTAAGGAAGACTACACAGACAATTGGAGGGAGGTAAATGATTTGACTGAGAAGCTGAATGAAGGTGACATTGTAGCTTGTAGAATCAGGTCAATTCTTAAGAACCGATACCAGGTTTTTCTAAGTTCCAGAGAGAGTGAGATGAGTAGTGATAGGTATCAGAATCATCGAAATTTAGATCCATACTATCACGAGGATCGTAGCCAGTTGGTGGGTATTCAAGATAATATTGCTCGTAAGCAGAAGGAGCTGGCCAAAAAGCATTTTAAGCCACGGATGATAGTTCATCCCCGCTTCCAGAATATTACAGCTGATGAAGCTATGGAG TTCTTATCGGACAAGGAACCTGGTGAAAGTATTGTCCGTCCTAGTTCTCGCAGTCCTTCGTATTTGACACTGACAATCAAAATTTATGACGGGGTTTATGCTCACAAGGACATCGTCGAAGGTGGTAAGGACAACAAGGACATAACTAGCATGCTTCGTATTGGCAAAACTTTGAAAATCGGTGAAGACACGTTTGAAGATTTAGACGAG GTGATGGATCGGTATGTTGATCCATTAATAGCTCATTTAAAAACTATGTTAAGCTACCGCAAGTTTAAGAAAGGCAGTAAAGCAGAAATTGATGAGTTTTTAAGATCTGAGAAAGCTGATTATCCCGCAAGAATCGTCTATTGCTTTGGCATATCCCATGAACATCCAGGAACCTTTATATTGACATATATAAGGAGTACAAATCCGCATCACGAGTATATTGGCATGTACCCAAAGGGATTTAAGTTCCGTAAAAGGATGTTCGAGGACATTGATCGCCTCGTAGCATACTTCCAAAGACATATTGATGATCCACATGACCTGGCTCCATCAATCCGGTCGGTTGCTGCAATGGTTCCAATGCAAAGTTCTGCACCTGGGGGATCTTCTGGTGGTTGGAGTGGTTCCAACAGCAATGATGGTGGTTGGAGAGGCCAGGCCATGGACCGTGATAGAAATTCTAGTATGGGTGCTAGAACAG GCAGGGGAGATTACACACCCGGTGGCCGTCATGATAGACATCCTAGTGGGTTACCAAGGCCATATGGAGATCGGGGCCAGGGTATGCACAATAATAATGGCAGAAGAGTTGGTGCTAGCAATGAGAGGCAGGATGCAGATTTTGGAAAAAGAAGTGATGATGGATTGGAAAATTTTCCTGGTGCCAGGGTTCAAAATTCACCAGGAAAGGGGGCTTTTCCTGGTAGTTGGGGTAAGCCGTGGTGA
- the LOC108227139 gene encoding transcription elongation factor SPT6 homolog isoform X2 codes for MERTKVLRVMKKGRRRRKEKKRESEKNYELDEDDYELLQDNNITVHRPSGSKKFKRLKKARKDVEDDHSGFSDDDDFHSSGKVGRTAEEKLKRSLFGDEGPQLEDIAEEEHPDEEEDELEDVDEMADFIVDEEEVDEDGIPIKRKKVKQKKSRQAPGVSSSALQEAHDIFGDVDELLKLRKLGTSKTSSRSYDDSGEWKERGLGGHFEPSVLSEKYMTEQDDEIREADIPERMQIYEKSTGPPPIDESSIDDESLWICHQLSTNMFYLFGRNIWSTEEGGHELSIIKEDIMRFLEFMHVQKLDVPYIAMYRKEECLSLFKDIDQHDTESNMNKADKKPVIKWHKLLWAIVDLDRKWLLLQKRKNALQTYYNKRYEEESRSIYDETRLNLNKQLFESISKSLKAAESDREVDDVDLKLNLHFPPGEVSVEEGKYKRPTRKSLYTSCSKAGLWEVANKFGYSSEQFGLQISLEKMRMDELEDAKETPEEMASNFTCAMFETPQNVLKGARHMAAMEISCEPCVRKHVRSIFMENAKVSTSPTPDGNVAIDTFHQYASIKWLREKPLTRFEDAQWLLIQKAEEEKLIQVTIKLPESVLNKLIGDAHDYYLSDGVSKSAQLWNEQRKLILQDAFFVYLFPSMEKEARSLLTIRAKSWLLLDYGKRLWDKVAVAPYQRKESDTNSEEEAAPRVMACCWGPGKPATTFVMLDSSGEVLDVLYAGSLSNRGQSVDDQQRKKTDQQRVYKFMTDHQPHVVVLGAVNLSCARLKEDIYEIIFRMVEDNPRDVGHEMDGLSIIYGDETLPHLYENSRISADQLPSQSGIVKRAVALGRYLQNPLAMVATLCGPGKEILSWKLSPLESFLTPDDKYEMVEQVMVDVTNQVGLDINLAASHEWLFSSLQFVSGLGPRKAAFLMKSLVRAGSIFTRKDLLTAYGLGKKVFVNAAGFLRVRRSGMAASSSQYIDLLDDTRIHPESYGLAQELAKDVYLADVQDEINDDEDVLEMAIEHVREKPHLLKTLEVHEYAKSKQYENKLETLNNIRLELIQGFQDWRKQYAEPTQDEEFYMISGETEDTIAEGRIVQATIRRVQPQRAVCVLDSGLTGILSKEDYTDNWREVNDLTEKLNEGDIVACRIRSILKNRYQVFLSSRESEMSSDRYQNHRNLDPYYHEDRSQLVGIQDNIARKQKELAKKHFKPRMIVHPRFQNITADEAMEFLSDKEPGESIVRPSSRSPSYLTLTIKIYDGVYAHKDIVEGGKDNKDITSMLRIGKTLKIGEDTFEDLDEVMDRYVDPLIAHLKTMLSYRKFKKGSKAEIDEFLRSEKADYPARIVYCFGISHEHPGTFILTYIRSTNPHHEYIGMYPKGFKFRKRMFEDIDRLVAYFQRHIDDPHDLAPSIRSVAAMVPMQSSAPGGSSGGWSGSNSNDGGWRGQAMDRDRNSSMGARTGRGDYTPGGRHDRHPSGLPRPYGDRGQGMHNNNGRRVGASNERQDADFGKRSDDGLENFPGARVQNSPGKGAFPGSWGKPW; via the exons ATGGAGAGGACGAAGGTGCTGAGAGTGATGAAGAaaggcagaagaagaagaaaagaaaaaaaa AGGGAATCAGAGAAAAATTATGAACTTGACGAAGATGACTATGAGCTCCTACAGGATAACAACATCACCGTTCATCGCCCATCG GgaagtaaaaaatttaaacgCTTGAAAAAAGCTCGGAAGGATGTTGAGGATGATCATTCTGGATtttctgatgatgatgattttcatAGCAGCGGGAAGGTTGGACGAACAGCAGAGGAGAAGCTCAAGCGTAGTTTATTTGGTGATGAGG GACCACAACTCGAAGACATTGCAGAAGAAGAACACCCAGACGAAGAGGAAGATGAACTTGAGGATGTCGATGAGATGGCTGACTTTATAGTTGACGAAGAGGAAGTCGATGAAGATGGAATTCCTATAAA GAGGAAGAAGGTAAAACAGAAAAAATCTAGACAGGCTCCAGGAGTTTCATCATCAGCCCTGCAGGAAGCTCATGACATCTTTGGTGACGTTGATGAGCTGTTAAAGCTGCGGAAGCTAGGAACATCAAAGACAAGTAGCAGATCTTATGATGACAGTGGTGAATGGAAGGAACGGGGGCTCGGAGGTCATTTTGAGCCGAGTGTTCTTTCTGAGAAGTATATGACGGAGCAGGATGATGAAATTCGGGAAGCAGATATTCCAGAAAGAATGCAG ATATATGAAAAAAGCACTGGGCCTCCGCCTATAGATGAGTCAAGTATTGATGACGAAAGTTTATGGATTTGTCATCAGCTTTCCACAAACATGTTTTATCTGTTTGGGAGGAATATATGGAGTACTGAAGAAGGTGGTCATGAACTTTCAATAATTAAAGAAGACATAATGAGATTTCTGGAGTTCATGCACGTTCAAAAGTTAGAT GTGCCTTATATCGCTATGTATCGAAAAGAAGAGTGCCTAAGTCTATTCAAGGATATAGACCAGCATGACACTGAGAGTAATATGAACAAGGCTGACAAGAAGCCAGTTATAAAGTGGCACAAG TTACTTTGGGCTATAGTAGACTTGGATAGGAAGTGGTTACTTCTCCAAAAACGAAAGAATGCTCTACAGACATACTATAACAAGCGATATGAAGAGGAGTCCCGTAGCATATATGATGAGACTAGGCTAAATTTGAACAAACAGCTGTTTGAATCGATTAGCAAATCACTGAAGGCAGCCGAGTCAGATCGAGAGGTTGATGATGTTGACTTAAAGCTCAATTTGCACTTTCCTCCAGGGGAAGTTAGCGTAGAAGAAGGGAAATATAAGAGGCCAACACGAAAGTCACTTTATACTAGTTGCAGTAAGGCTGGGCTATGGGAGGTAGCTAATAAGTTTGGCTATAGCTCTGAGCAATTTGGACTGCAGATCTCTCTTGAGAAAATG CGAATGGATGAATTGGAGGATGCCAAGGAAACCCCAGAGGAGATGGCTTCAAATTTTACATGTGCGATGTTTGAAACACCACAAAATGTACTTAAAGGTGCTAGGCACATG GCAGCAATGGAGATTAGCTGTGAACCATGTGTTAGGAAACATGTGCGTAGCATTTTTATGGAAAATGCGAAAGTATCAACTAGTCCTACACCAGATGGGAATGTAGCTATTGATACTTTTCATCAATATGCGAGCATAAAATGGTTACGTGAGAAGCCACTAACCAGATTTGAAGATGCACAGTGGCTGCTTATTCAGAAAGCAGAGGAGGAGAAACTTATCCAAGTAACAATTAAGTTGCCAGAATCCgtcctaaataaattaataggtGATGCTCACGACTATTATCTTAGTGACGGAGTCAGTAAATCCGCTCAGTTATGGAACGAGCAGAGGAAGTTGATACTGCAGGATGCATTTTTTGTTTATCTTTTCCCTTCAATGGAGAAGGAAGCAAGGTCTTTGTTGACCATCAGAGCAAAAAGTTGGTTACTTTTAGATTATGGAAAACGGTTGTGGGATAAAGTTGCAGTGGCACCATATCAGCGGAAAGAAAGTGATACAAACTCAGAGGAAGAAGCTGCACCAAGAGTTATGGCTTGTTGTTGGGGCCCAGGAAAGCCTGCAACCACTTTTGTGATGTTGGATTCATCTGGAGAAGTCTTGGATGTGTTGTATGCTGGGTCCCTCAGTAACCGCGGTCAAAGTGTTGATGACCAACAACGCAAAAAGACTGATCAGCAAAGGGTTTATAAGTTCATGACTGACCATCAGCCACATGTTGTTGTTCTAGGAGCTGTAAATTTGTCCTGTGCACGGTTGAAGGAAGATATATATGAG ATCATTTTTAGGATGGTAGAAGATAATCCTAGAGATGTTGGCCATGAAATGGATGGTTTAAGCATTATCTATGGTGATGAAACCCTTCCGCATTTGTATGAGAATTCTCGCATTTCGGCGGACCAGCTTCCTTCACAGTCAG GTATTGTAAAGCGTGCTGTTGCTCTCGGACGTTATCTTCAAAACCCATTAGCAATGGTTGCTACATTATGTGGACCAGGGAAGGAAATATTATCTTGGAAGCTTAGTCCTTTGGAGAGCTTTCTTACTCCTGATGACAAGTATGAGATGGTTGAACAGGTCATGGTAGATGTGACTAATCAAGTGGGGCTTGACATTAATTTGGCGGCAAGCCACGAATGGTTGTTTTCTTCTTTGCAGTTTGTTTCTGGGCTTGGACCTAGAAAAGCAGCGTTTTTGATGAAGTCCTTGGTAAGAGCTGGGTCTATCTTTACAAGGAAAGACTTGTTGACAGCGTATGGCCTTGGGAAAAAGGTTTTTGTCAATGCAGCTGGTTTCTTACGAGTTAGGCGGAGTGGGATGGCTGCTAGCAGCAGTCAATATATTGATTTGCTGGATGATACACGAATACATCCGGAATCATATGGTCTTGCCCAAGAACTGGCCAAAGATGTTTACCTGGCAGATGTTCAAGATGAAATAAATGACGATGAAGATGTATTAGAGATGGCAATAGAGCATGTAAGAGAGAAACCACACCTGTTAAAGACGCTTGAGGTTCATGAGTATGCTAAATCTAAACAGTATGAGAATAAATTAGAAACCCTCAATAATATTAGGTTGGAGTTGATTCAAGGTTTCCAGGATTGGCGAAAGCAATATGCAGAGCCAACTCAAGACGAGGAGTTTTACATGATATCTGGGGAGACCGAGGACACCATAGCAGAAGGAAGAATTGTGCAGGCAACAATTCGTAGGGTGCAGCCCCAGAGGGCTGTTTGTGTTCTGGACTCTGGATTAACAGGTATTCTTAGTAAGGAAGACTACACAGACAATTGGAGGGAGGTAAATGATTTGACTGAGAAGCTGAATGAAGGTGACATTGTAGCTTGTAGAATCAGGTCAATTCTTAAGAACCGATACCAGGTTTTTCTAAGTTCCAGAGAGAGTGAGATGAGTAGTGATAGGTATCAGAATCATCGAAATTTAGATCCATACTATCACGAGGATCGTAGCCAGTTGGTGGGTATTCAAGATAATATTGCTCGTAAGCAGAAGGAGCTGGCCAAAAAGCATTTTAAGCCACGGATGATAGTTCATCCCCGCTTCCAGAATATTACAGCTGATGAAGCTATGGAG TTCTTATCGGACAAGGAACCTGGTGAAAGTATTGTCCGTCCTAGTTCTCGCAGTCCTTCGTATTTGACACTGACAATCAAAATTTATGACGGGGTTTATGCTCACAAGGACATCGTCGAAGGTGGTAAGGACAACAAGGACATAACTAGCATGCTTCGTATTGGCAAAACTTTGAAAATCGGTGAAGACACGTTTGAAGATTTAGACGAG GTGATGGATCGGTATGTTGATCCATTAATAGCTCATTTAAAAACTATGTTAAGCTACCGCAAGTTTAAGAAAGGCAGTAAAGCAGAAATTGATGAGTTTTTAAGATCTGAGAAAGCTGATTATCCCGCAAGAATCGTCTATTGCTTTGGCATATCCCATGAACATCCAGGAACCTTTATATTGACATATATAAGGAGTACAAATCCGCATCACGAGTATATTGGCATGTACCCAAAGGGATTTAAGTTCCGTAAAAGGATGTTCGAGGACATTGATCGCCTCGTAGCATACTTCCAAAGACATATTGATGATCCACATGACCTGGCTCCATCAATCCGGTCGGTTGCTGCAATGGTTCCAATGCAAAGTTCTGCACCTGGGGGATCTTCTGGTGGTTGGAGTGGTTCCAACAGCAATGATGGTGGTTGGAGAGGCCAGGCCATGGACCGTGATAGAAATTCTAGTATGGGTGCTAGAACAG GCAGGGGAGATTACACACCCGGTGGCCGTCATGATAGACATCCTAGTGGGTTACCAAGGCCATATGGAGATCGGGGCCAGGGTATGCACAATAATAATGGCAGAAGAGTTGGTGCTAGCAATGAGAGGCAGGATGCAGATTTTGGAAAAAGAAGTGATGATGGATTGGAAAATTTTCCTGGTGCCAGGGTTCAAAATTCACCAGGAAAGGGGGCTTTTCCTGGTAGTTGGGGTAAGCCGTGGTGA